CATTGTTATATTGGCTATTTTCTTCGTCAAACTCATATTTAAATCCATCCAATATAAGCAACTTGCTTTAACTGATCCACTGACTCAAATCCCTAATCGATTGTTTGCATATAAAATAGTTAAGCATCTATTTTTAAAAGGAAATAAGTTCTCTATCCTACTAATTGATGTTGACCACTTTAAAGCCGTAAATGACAATTTTGGCCATGATGTTGGTGATACAGCATTGCAATTAATCGCTCATAAAATCAATGAAATCTGTCGCAAAGAAGACACGTTAGCGCGTATTGGCGGCGAAGAGTTTCTGGTTATTATGCCTAATGCTGACGACACCGATGCAATCAGTTTAGCCAGTAGAATTAACCAGCACGTAAAGCTCATTGATACGCAAGCTCTGTCGATGCCAAACCCATTTACTGTCAGTATTGGCATTGCAACAGTCACAGATGAAAAGGCAATCTCGCCATTACTTAAAAAAGCAGATATCGCACTATATCAAGCAAAAAATGCTGGCCGAGATGGCTACGTGAATTATCAAATAGCTCTTGAAGATGAAGATGAAGATGAAGATGAAGAAGATTTAGCACTAAACCTTAAATCATCAAAGCAGGAGCACAGCCAATGATGCGCCATCTCTTCACTGTCATGTTCATGCTTTCCATGTCGATATGCTTGACAGTATCTATCACGCTTTCTTCGCAAGCCTTCGCATTAAGCGCTGATACAACTCAAATTACTGCAAGCGAAAAGAAACCATTCGATAACCCTAGGTTTGAAGAGATTTTTAAACAAGTTGATGACGGCGATATCAATGATGCCAGTTTCCCCATTCTAATTGAAGAAATGGCGCAGCTAATTGCTGAAGGTGATATTGAACGAACTTACCGTCTAATGCCAAAGCAGTGTATGGCATATAATTTTTTAGCAGAGCAACAAAACCAGAATGCTCAAGAGTTTCTTAGCAATATCTATAATCATTATCCTGACATACCACCAGCAATTAGCATTGAACTAAAGCTCTGTGAAGCAACGTTATTACGCTATAAAGGCGAGATTACTGAAGCAAACGAAATGGTTAAAGCAGCTCTTAACAACGCCCAACAAATAGCAAATGAGCGACTCATTGCCGATGCTTATTCAATGCTAGGTCAAATCGCCTCCTATACAGGAGATTTTGCTTTTGCACTTAAAAACCTACTAGAAGCTTATGAGCGTTACCAGCAATTAGGATTGATCACACTTGAACGGTTAGGTTTGCTGGATTTAGCCATCACATACCGCCGTCTTGGTGAAACCGATACGGCGCTTAAGTACTACGCAGAACTTGAACAAGCTTTTAGTGACAGCAATCAAATTGCCTTGGTTATGTTAGTGAAAAATGACATGGCTTATGCCTATGAAGATATCAATGAATATCAAAAGGCCGCTGATTATTATTTAGCAATTTTTAAATACTATGAAGAGGTCCATTCAGATCCTACTTTTACAGCCCGTGTTGCAGTCGATATGTCATCAGCTTTAATCCGCCTAGGCCAGTATCAGCAAGCATTGGATTATCTCGACAAATTTGAATCGGTGATCAGCCCATCAGTTGATACCCATTACAGCTTTTTACATCTTTATAAAGCCCAGGCGAAACATGGTTTAGGCTTAACCGAGCAAGCCATACCCCATCTCAAAAAATCCACTGCAGGCTTTAATAAAAACCACAATAAACGTGGTCATGAAATGCTTCTCGAACTAAAAGTAGAAATTTATGAATCATTAGGACTGTGGCAACAGGCTTACGAAGCACAACTTAAGCTCTATGATATTCACCTTATTCTAGATAAAGCTCTTGAAAACCAAGCCAGTACTGAAATGCGTGTAAAATTTGATAGCGAAAAAATTGAAGCCGAAAATGCCGAATTAGTGGCGTTTCATCAGTTAAAAGATCAACAATTGAGCATTAAACAAGACAACGAGAGATTACAAATCATCACCCTTGCGCTGGGTTTTGCATCGATATTATTGTTAATTTTATTCAGTCTCTATTTCAATAAAAAGTCTAAACAACTCAAGGAACTTGCGTTAACAGATTTATTGACTCAATTACCCAATCGACTCAGTTTTTATCGAGAAGCCCAGGATACTTTTAACCGATTATCTCAACATCAACAGCCCTTCTCGATAATATCTATAGATATCGATCATTTTAAACAGGTTAATGACCAACATGGTCACAGCATTGGCGATATAGTGTTAAAAACTATTGCACAAATCTTACGTCGTAAAATATCGCAAACGAGTGTTATGGGCCGTGTAGGAGGGGAAGAGTTTTTAGTGTTACTGCCTAACACTCGCTCCCAAAGTGCAATAAAAACAGCTCAAACTATTATTGATGAAGTAAATTTTGTCGAGTTTAGTAATTTTAGTGAAAACTTATCGGTAACGGTAAGTGCTGGAGTCGCGGCCTATAAAGACGAAGCTAAACTTACCGAGATCATTAAAAAAGCCGACTTGGCTTTATATCAAGCTAAGAACCAAGGCCGCAATCAAGTGGTTTACTTCCGTGATGATGCTTAGCCAGCCGTTAGCGAGTATAATCAGCACTAGTAATCATCAACTGTAATAGCCTTTCATGCCTGACTCAAAACCAAACACCGACATTCAAGCTGACTCAAGCTTGAGTCGTGAAATGACAGCTCAAGAAACGTCAGATTTGTCACGCCAGATAAAATCATGGGCACAAGAGTTAGGCTTTGCCGAGATAGGAATAACAGATACGGATCTCAAAACAGAAGAACCTAAGTTACAGCAATGGCTGGACAATGGTTATCACGGCGAGATGAGTTACATGGCAAATCACGGCATGATGCGAGCACGCCCCTATGAGCTTCATCCAGGTACTGTGCGAGTGTTGAGTGCAAGAATGGATTATTTACCGCCACAAGCGGGTTTTGCGACTAATCTCTCCGATCCCAACCTTGGGTATATTTCGCGTTATGCTGGCGGACGTGATTACCATAAATTAATTCGCAAACAGCTTAAAAAGCTCGGCGATAAAATTGTCTCACATTGCAACGACTTAGGTGTAACAGGTGTTGATTTTCGACCTTTTGTCGATTCAGCCCCAGTGCTTGAAAGACCATTGGCTGAAAAAGCGGGTTTAGGCTGGACAGGGAAACACTCCCTATTGTTAAACCCAGAAGCTGGCAGTTGGTTCTTTTTAGGTGAAGTATTAATAAACATTCCACTGCCAATTGATATTCCAATCAATCAAAGCTGTAATACCTGCGTAGCTTGCATTAAATCATGCCCCACCAATGCAATACTTGAAGATAATGTGGTTGATGGCCGCCGTTGTATTTCTTATTTAACCATAGAGCTTCAAGACGCCATCCCTGTTGAGTTTCGTCGTGCCATTGGTAATCGTATTTATGGTTGTGATGACTGCCAATTAGTCTGCCCTGTTAACGCCAAAGCCCCTTTAACAGAGCAAGCTGATTTTCATATTCGTGAGCCATTATTGCAGCCTAAATTGCTCACCTTATTCGCTTGGACAGAGAAACAGTTTCTTTCACTCACCGAAGGCAGTCCAATAAGGCGAATTGGCCATAAGAATTGGCTCAGAAACATCGCCGTTGCATTAGGTAATGCTCCATTTAATGAAGATATTATATTGGCGCTGCATGCTCGTAAGGATTCTGATGAAGTAAACGATATGGTCATTGAACATATTGATTGGGCCATCGAAGAGCAAAACAAAGCTCATACAGAAATACTCAGCCGTAAAACTCAACGTGTTATTAGAGCCATTGAAAAAGGCTTACCTAGAGACGCCTAGCACTCTTTCATATAGCCATAGCCAAGTGATAAAAACTAAAATGCAGCTGAAGTGACCTTCAACTGCATTGTGTTTAATAGTAAAAGAGTCACTAGAAGCTGCTAACTTTGATCTAAAGTGAATCCAACTTTAATAGTCACTTGCCAATGCGCAATCAAACCTTCTTCCAAATGCCCTCTTGTTTCGACCACTTGAAACCAGCGCATATGCTTTATTGATTTATTAGCCGCCGCGATCGCATTTTTGATCGCGTCATCCGAGCTAATTGGTGATGATCCTGTCAATTCAATCAGTTTATAGGTATGACTCATTGTTACTCCATCATTATTAAAGGACATTAACTGAGTATAGATAACCTATAAAAATCTGCGTAACTTCAACACAATGAATGAATATTACTCATATTAAAAGCACTTTTAAGGATAAGCAGCAGAGTCTTGTTATGTTTATTCTAAGTTTTAACCCAAATCTTTTTTCATCAATAAAATGAGTCAAACAAGTCACTAAAAGTGACTTACTTATACTCTCACATTCAACTTTTAACCACTACCAAAGCTGAAGCATAATTGAACGTTTGACATTTTATTAGCCACTTTATGGCTTAAACAGGTTATTGCATAAACAGTATGGATATTTGGTGATTGGATATCATAAAAGCCTTATTCTATAAGGCTTAGGTAACTTTGCTAGCTACCCTAACTCAAATGGATTTATCTACGATCATAAGGCCGAACGAACCATTAGGCTTATTCAATAAAACACTATGAGTTTATCCGCAAAAGGAATCGATAATACAAGTTTTAGCTTTATTGGTGACGAATAAAAGGAAACCGTAAGTTTGTAATTTTCATATCAAAAAACGCAACAAGTTAACAAGTTAAGTACATTTATGTAAATTAATTACACAGGCGTCTGGACGTCTAGAAGTTTACTGTGGTACTCTGCATCTAAGCAATCGAATAGATTTCACCCGAAAGTTGAACAAAATTCATGTGAGGATAATATGATAGAGCTGAGACACCTTCGTACTCTAATGGCGCTCAAAGAGAGTGGTAGCCTAGCTGGTGCCGCGAAAAAACGTTTCGTAACTCAGTCAGCGTTATCACATCAGATTAAAGAATTAGAAACCCGAATTAACTCGGCTATTTTTATTCGAAAAAGCAAACCGCTGTCATTCACACAAGAAGGCGCTAGATTATTGAATCTCGCTGAAGAGATTTTGCCTAAAGTGATGGTAACCGAATCAGATCTTAAAAAAGGTCTAGATGCGGAGTCACAATCACTAAAACTGGGCATTGAATGTCACAGCTGTTTCCGCTGGTTAATGCCAGTGACAGAAGCTTTTAAACATATTGCTCCAGACGGACGAATTGACCTTTCAAGTCGACATTTGTTTGATTCATTAAATGCATTAGAAATGGGTGAGTTAGACATAGTGCTGACCTCAGATCCTGTACCTGGTCACGCCTTGGCTTATCAGCATTTATTCGATTTTGAGGTTAAACTAGTTGTCGCTAACGAAAATTCATTAGCAAAAGAAGCTTTTATCAAGCCTGAGCAATTAGCTAAACAAACATTAATTACATACCCTGTTCCACTACAGCGTCTAGATATTTTTAAACACTTTTTAGAACCTGCAGGTGTTGAAGCTGGTGAGCAAAAACAGTGCGACTTAACCGCGATGTTATTACAACGTGTCGCGTGTAACGATGGCATAGCGGCATTACCAAGTTGGTCAATTAATGAGAGCCATGGATTAAACCTCTCTTCAGTAAAACTTGGCGCAGAAGGATTAAAGCGTCCATTATTTGCAGCCTATCGCCGTAATGCGGCTAATACGAGTTTAATTCAAAAATGGTTAACGTTAGTGGCAGCAGAGGGCTTAAAGTTACAGCGCTTAAGTCAGCAACACTAATCTGAGCGCAGTTATATAACCTGTCAAAGAGCGCGTTAGACATAAAAATGCCACTCATTGAGTGGCATTTTTGTATCTGAAACTATTTAGATAAAACCATGAGTTAACTTATAAGTTAGCAGTTACTCATCTCCCACAAGCGGATTAATCAGCACATTGCGCTTAGCTAGCACATGTCTCAAAACCATCCCCGCAGAATTAGGATTATTCGTTTGGCTAATATTATGAGCAACCATAAATTCATTACGTAAATCATCATCTAAACCTAGCGCCTCAAACGCTTCGATAGATAAACTTTGCTGCTGTGTATCAATTAAGTTTTTAATCACTTGCAATGCAATCGCTTTCTCTGAGGCGGCATTTAAAAATGCAAAAGCACTCAAGGTAATCACTTGGCCAAATACACTGAATAAGGCTAGGGTTTGCACTTCGTCAGCATCAATATCAATGGGTTGATCGCTCTCTTCAATATCACGAAGGTGCTGAACCGCATCAACTGCAATATTCTCAGTTAATGTCCAATAGCCTTTTACCAGTTTACTATAAGGTTCTTTTAACTCATCTAAACGCTCTTTTAAATAAAAAGAAAACGCATAGCGATAAATATTCACTTGTCCTAAACGGATAAGAGCATCTTTAATACTACGATTTTTAGTAGAGATGATACCACCAGCTTGAGCAGTATTACTGCGCCATAATAGATGCGCAGCTAAGGCTGGGTCACTTGAAACGATGTCGATTAAAATACGAATATCGGCTTCGTTAATCAGTGCTTTCTTTAAAGGAATCAAAATACCACGTCGACCAATCACTTGCTCTTCGTTTCCGATAATAGCTTTGACTTGAGTTAGCACCTGTTGCTCAAGATAGGTCATATTGTACTGCTTCCCTTTAATATTTTTAGATTTCTATTAGGGAATTTATCCACATAAGCGGCACTAAGGTCAAGTAATTAATCTATTATCAAACAAAAAGCCGACAAGCTGCTTGTCGGCTTTAGATTCTTCGTCATTTACGCAGCTAAGCGAATATAATAGCAGTACAAAAAAAATGGCTTAAAAGCGGTATCCCGCCGTTAAGCGAACTGAGCGACCATTACCAGAATAATATCCATTGCCCCAAGCAGAGTAGTAACCCGCACTGACATATTCTTCATCTAATAAGTTATCGGCGCGCAAACTCGCAGACCAGTTATCGCGTGTATAGTTAAGCGCTAAGTTAGCTAACACATAGCTTGATAACTTAGGATCAACGTTGCCATTATCACCTTCAATAAAACGTTCACCTGTGTAGATACCTTCTACAAATAGCTGCCACTCAGATGCAATATCGTAACTTAAGTGCGCGCGGCCGTTATGCTTTGCAACCCAAGAAAGTGCTTTACCTTCGTTTTCGCCTTCAGTGAACTCTGCATCAATGTATTCATACGATGCTCCTAATAACCAATCAGCTGATAACTGAATATCGTAACTGGTATTGATCCCGTATCGACGCGATGCATCAGCATTAACGTTAGCCCCACCACCTTGAGGACCGTCAGTACGACCAGCATCGTAAACAATCTCATCTTCTAAATCGAGGCGGTACGCATTTAACTTAAATACCTGTGCTGTTGTGGTCCAATCCCAACCCGCTTCATATGAGCGACCAGTTTGTGGGTCTAGCCCAATAGTGGTGATAGGGGTATAAGCTTGTTCATCCACTTTAGCGAAGCGGAAGTTATCATTGGCGCGGATATAAAAACGGTTTTCAATACTTGGACGATAGTTAAGGCCTAACTCAAATGCATGCGCATCATTATCAAGCTCTACACCAGTTGGATAGAGTGTTTGATCTGTTAAGTCATCAGTGACTTCACTGTAACGACCACCAACAACATAAGATAATGTCTTAGTTAACGGTACTGACGCTTGAGCATAAACACTGGCCATTTTTTGCTCATTGTTTCTTTGAGTATAGGCTAAATCAAAGTCAGCTTCACCGATGCTTAAATCAATACCTGCAACAATATCTAAATCACCCTGTTCAAGCTGGTAGTTAGCCGTGGCTTTTGGTGAAAAACTTAATAAATTACGTTCAATACGGCCAGCGCTGCCATATAAAAAGTTAGTGGTTAACGTGTCTGAGTAGGTTAAATCAGCAATTAATGCCCACTCTTGGTTTAACTGATATTCATAGCCACTACGCAGCGCTGTGGTCATTTCGTGAGTGTATTCGCCATCAGTGAAAGGAGCAGCTTGAGTTGGGTCTTGCTCAAACTGTTCAAGTGATAATGCACCTGGTGCTTGGCGGTTATCATCAAAATAGTTAGCTTCGACAAAGAATTGCTGTTTATCTGATTGATACTGTAAACGACCTAACACTGAGCCAGTTTCGCTTTCATTATTGTCTCGATAGTTGTCACTTTGGTTATAGCTCGCTGCTAAATAATAACGCCACGCGTCATTTATCGCCCCAGAGAGATCACCTTTAGCTTCATAAGTATCAAAGCCACCACCACTAAGTTCAAAGCCTCCACCAGTGCCATTAGGTGCCTTAGTGATGATATTAATAACACCACCTACAGCTTGGTCACCATAAAGCACACCTGCTGAGCCGTATAGAACTTCTACGCGCTCAACTTGATTTAATGGCACGGCATTGATGCTAGGCGCTGAGATATCGATATTATTTAAGCGGCGACCATCAATCAAAATCAAGGTGTTACTGGCAGCTTGTGACGCCGTAAAGCCACGCATCGCAAAGGTGGTTCCTGAGTTATTATCAGAAACTTGAATACCTGCTTGGCTACGCAGTAAGTCAGTTAAACTCACCGCGCCGCTCATTTCAATATCAACCTGATCAATTACGTTAACGTTGGCAGCGATGTTTAACGGATTGGCTTCACTCCGACCGATAACCACTATGGTTTCAGTGCTATTAGTAGCAGAAGAAGTGTTAGCTGTTTCAGCTGTTGCGCTTGAAACAAATGATACAGCAGAAACGCTTAATATTAGGCTAAGCGCAGTTGCGATTTTAGTTGGATTAGTACCCATTTACCTTTAACTCCTGAAAGGAAAAATGGGGCATATTTGCCGCAGCGAATTGTGCTAGTGTTCAGCCAGATAATCGGATCGATTGGATCCACCACCTTTGCTATCAACTAGTGAAGCTACATTTCGAGATCTGCCCACCGAAATCTCAAAATCATCTTTTTGGGGCCGGTCTCCGGACTTAGGATAAAGTCATATAAATGACTCACGAAGCAGAGTTTTAAACGTTTTCATTTACTGTAATTACCTTTATTGTAATTAATAGCAAACATAAGCAAACGCACTCAGTTCTCACCATTACCGTTGCGGGGGCAGCACTAGACTCTCACTAGTTTCCCGATTATCCCGTGTCACAACATCACAAAGATGAAGCACTCACAGGCACCACATAAGATTGACGATAAATTTGTCATTGTTACGATTGTCGTTAAACAAGTCCATATAACAACTAGGCGCATTATAACTGGTTAAAGTTACTTTTTGGTATAAAGAATGAGGATCATTCATATTATTCAATGCTGAGTTATACAGATTGAATAATATGAGCTCATATAAAATAGATAAAGGCTTGCTAAATAGACCTAACGCTGAAATTTAAGTTGCAGCATTTTTGAAATGAAATCGCGATGATTTGAGCCATTTAGCGGTGGATTAGACTCGCTAAACACTTCGCCTCTCATCGACTTATGAATTAAATACATATCTTCGGTATCTTTAAGTACAGCGTAATAACCAATTTCACCCTGACGTGTTCTAGATGTTGCTCCACCATAAACATTCTTCATATTGGTACAGCCAATAATACCGTGATAAGCCTCTTTGCCACCAATTTGGGTCATACCAAGTTGCTCATAAGTCACACTACCTTGGCAGGCATCTTGGTATGTATCAGCAAATCTATCTAGAAATTGAGTGCTATCAATGCTGGTAGCTAGGCCTTTAAAGCCTTGAATGCAATATAACGCAGACCAATCGTTGAGAGTTTCACCAGCAGGTACAAACTCAGCTTTGTACATGTTGCCTTTTTCAGAATTAAAAGCCATTTTCCAGCCAACAGGCAGATCAAATGATACTTTATTAGCAAAGATTGAAAGTTGTTTCTGTTCTGAACCGCCATCAGCATCTGAATATGCCGTTATAGCGTTAATATGAGGGGTTGGCTCTTTGGCCATTACATTATAAGAAGGGCTCAATAAAAATAGCCCCGCAGATATTATTAGGGTCATGCTAGCTTTCATACCGAAATCATCCTTGGTATTGGTGCTGAAAGGTGAAACCTAGTTAAATCAAACAGAAATACAGCAACTATGTCACCAAAATGTTGCATTACTGTATTATCTTAACGATTAATCTTCAAGCTCATCCGCTGAATCAGTTAGATCTATTTCATTTGCTTCATCAGTTAACGCTTCTGCAGCAATGGCATCAGCAATAGATTTGGCTTTAATTTTCTTTTCAGTTTTACGTTTATTACGTTCAACTTGGGTGCTCATAAATGCTGTTAGCTCTTTTTGACCCCATGCAACCGCTTCATCTTCTGTTGTAAAACCATCGTGACTCTTAGACACGATCGTTTTAGTTGCACTCATACGACGAGTGATTTCAGTCTTGAAAGTATCGCCAACGGTTAACACTCTAAAATCGTACTTCTTACTTTTGCTCATTATTCGGTTTTTCCTAGCTAAACTCAGCTTAAATTAAGGTCGCGCAGTGTACGCGAACATTGTCTATTTAGCACTCATTTTGAGCACTTTTAAATTAAAAGGTAAAGCTACTGCTTTACTAGTTGGTTTGAGCCCACAATCATCATTTCACATTTCTGACAATCAAAGACTAACTTCAATCTATCTTTACCGATATCTAACACCATAGGATCGGCTTTAATCCCTTCAACTTCTTTAGGACATAAGTTGAAACTGTAACGTAAACAGTGCTTAGTCACCATCAATGGCGCATCAGTTAATACTTGGTTTTTCTCGTAAGTATCTTCCATCTGAATCACGCCATGCTGCTCGTAAAACTCACGAGACTTATCATTGGCAACGTTAGATAAAAAGCTTAAATACTTTTGCGGGAAACGCGCTTCTTTATCATGCTCACCACGAAGTGGACGCTGATAAGCATTTACACGAGCCTCATCAAAAGCTGCTATCGCATCTCGGCGTAGACCATTAATCACTGAGGCAGGTAAAAACCAACGATTGGCACAATTAACCTGTAACTGCTGCAAGCTGTAGTCACTGTTACCCAGTTTAGCTAACTGAGTACGTAAATTCGCGTCAGCTTTGGCGTAATCTTTTGCTGGCTCTTTAGCCCATTCAAGTTTAACCGTGACTGAATGTTGATGCTTATCTGAAACTGTTAATGCAATACCAGTCTCAGTGTCATCTAACACCATATCGACCATGATTTTACGGGTGGCTGAATCTTTTGATAGCAAAGCATCAAACTGGTGGTCAAAGTTTCTGAAAAGCTCGACACCCACTTTCAAGTCTTTACTGACATCGGTTAAAAATAAAGTATTCCCATCGGCGCGGTTTACCCGCAAACCTTTGGTTTTGTTATCTGACAAACGTTGCTTTTGATAACCATCAATAAAGAAACACAAACCATCACCATTATTAAACTCGATGGTTTTACCAGCTTTTGCACTGTCGACTTTAATGAAGTCGCGGCCAACACCCACAATGGTACCGACCTTTTCACCTATGTATTTAGGCGAACTAAAATGCTCAATCAATGCGGTACGCTGATTGATAAAATAATCGGTTTTGCCACGGTTAAAGCTTTTTTCAGGATCTGGTGTGAAAGTGAACTCACTGCGACCATGAGACATAGATTCTAAATCGCTACGGCGATCGATAATCGCATCAAGCTGCTGACGGTAATGTGCGGTGACATTTTTAAGGTAGCTGATGTCCTTTAAACGTCCTTCAATTTTAAAAGAGGTAACGCCCGCATCAATCAATGCTTCGAGGTTTTCCGTTTGGTTATTATCTTTAAGTGATAATAAATGCTCATTTTCAGCTAAGACTTCACCATCTCGGGTTGAAAGGTCACAAGGAAGGCGGCACATTTGCGAACACTCACCGCGGTTAGCACTGCGATTTGAAAACGCATGACTGATGTTACATAAACCGCTGTAACTTACACATAGTGCGCCATGGACAAAATATTCCAATTTAAGCTTGGTGTTGTCAGCAATTTGCTTAATTTGCGGCAAGTTTAACTCGCGGGCTAATACCACTTGCGAGAATCCCACCTGCTCTAAAAATACTGCTTTTTCAGGTGTGCGGTTATCCATTTGCGTACTGGCATGCATGGCAATTGGCGGTAAATCCAATTGCAGCAACCCCATATCTTGGATAATTAACGCATCGACACCTGCTTCATATAATTCCCAAATTAAGCTCTGCGCCTGCTCAATTTCGTCATCCATCAAAATGGTATTTAACGCCACAAATACTTGAGCATGATAGCGATGAGCAAATTCAGCTAAACGAGTAATATCTTCAACACTGTTACCCGCATTATGGCGTGCGCCAAAAGCTGGGCCACCAATGTAAACCGCATCAGCACCGTGACGAATGGCTTCAATACCATAGTCAGCGTTTTTTGCAGGTGCAAGAAGCTCTAACTGTTTCTTTTCAGTAGGCTTAGTTGGCGTTGATGTCGGCGAAAATATTTCTACAGAACTCATAATGAATGTTTATCTTTTTCTAGGTAATAAAAAATGCATCAAGATAGTAGCTAAACACGGACTAAAACCACGTGTATGTCACTATCATTGACGCACTGTTCAGCTTACTAGTTTAGCAAAAAATAACCAGTTTCGCGGCTTTTACTTAAACAAATGCTGAATATTCTTAAAATCACTTTTACCTTCAGCGATTTCCTGCGGGTTTAATCCCGATACTTCATGAGGGAACACTAACCACTCTTCAGACTCGTGAATAAAGTAATCAGGCTTCAAATCTACCGCTGTATTCTTTGGTTTGTAATAAGGGCAGGCAACACGAATATCAGTAGGGATGTTCTTACGCATAAACTTTTGCAGCTTATCGATTAACGCATCAACACTACGACCAGAGTCAAAAACATCGTCAACAATCAATAGTCCATCATCAGCATTAGCATTTTCAATAATGTAATGTAGGCCATGTACTTTGATTTTCTTGCTTTGCTTGTCGGTACCAATTCCGTAATAAGAAGACGTTCTTACGGCGATATGATCCGTTTCAACATTTTTGAAATCATAGAATTCTTGCACAGCAATACCGATTGGAGCGCCACCACGCCAGATACCAACAATAAATTGTGGTCTAAAGCCACTGTCATAAACCTGCGCAGCAAGTTTAAAAGAATCTTCCAGTAGCTGTTGTGCACTGATGTAATGTTTATCTGTCATTGGTTTTGGCCCCTATCATTTTTATTGCGGCGAATTTTATACCAAATTAGGATAGTTTGTCTGTGAGGAATACGTTTAATCGTCATATTTGTTAAACAAAATGAACTTAGGGACGCTATAAGCGGTTGAACAAAAAAACATCATTGACTCCACATTCTTCTGTGGCATAGTAAATTTAATGCCAATTCATAGCGAAACCAACACTATGCTTGCAGCTAATGACGCTCAACTTCGACAACAAGCCGACTCTGATAGATTATCTTCAAGAAGTGATAATCCGTTGATATGGCCGCTTCTCACTCTACTGCAAAGTTCTTGTCAAAGTTGGAAAGTCCACCATTTAGCCAGCGAATTGCAAAGCAAAGGA
This window of the Shewanella goraebulensis genome carries:
- a CDS encoding tetratricopeptide repeat-containing diguanylate cyclase, which translates into the protein MMRHLFTVMFMLSMSICLTVSITLSSQAFALSADTTQITASEKKPFDNPRFEEIFKQVDDGDINDASFPILIEEMAQLIAEGDIERTYRLMPKQCMAYNFLAEQQNQNAQEFLSNIYNHYPDIPPAISIELKLCEATLLRYKGEITEANEMVKAALNNAQQIANERLIADAYSMLGQIASYTGDFAFALKNLLEAYERYQQLGLITLERLGLLDLAITYRRLGETDTALKYYAELEQAFSDSNQIALVMLVKNDMAYAYEDINEYQKAADYYLAIFKYYEEVHSDPTFTARVAVDMSSALIRLGQYQQALDYLDKFESVISPSVDTHYSFLHLYKAQAKHGLGLTEQAIPHLKKSTAGFNKNHNKRGHEMLLELKVEIYESLGLWQQAYEAQLKLYDIHLILDKALENQASTEMRVKFDSEKIEAENAELVAFHQLKDQQLSIKQDNERLQIITLALGFASILLLILFSLYFNKKSKQLKELALTDLLTQLPNRLSFYREAQDTFNRLSQHQQPFSIISIDIDHFKQVNDQHGHSIGDIVLKTIAQILRRKISQTSVMGRVGGEEFLVLLPNTRSQSAIKTAQTIIDEVNFVEFSNFSENLSVTVSAGVAAYKDEAKLTEIIKKADLALYQAKNQGRNQVVYFRDDA
- the queG gene encoding tRNA epoxyqueuosine(34) reductase QueG, which gives rise to MTAQETSDLSRQIKSWAQELGFAEIGITDTDLKTEEPKLQQWLDNGYHGEMSYMANHGMMRARPYELHPGTVRVLSARMDYLPPQAGFATNLSDPNLGYISRYAGGRDYHKLIRKQLKKLGDKIVSHCNDLGVTGVDFRPFVDSAPVLERPLAEKAGLGWTGKHSLLLNPEAGSWFFLGEVLINIPLPIDIPINQSCNTCVACIKSCPTNAILEDNVVDGRRCISYLTIELQDAIPVEFRRAIGNRIYGCDDCQLVCPVNAKAPLTEQADFHIREPLLQPKLLTLFAWTEKQFLSLTEGSPIRRIGHKNWLRNIAVALGNAPFNEDIILALHARKDSDEVNDMVIEHIDWAIEEQNKAHTEILSRKTQRVIRAIEKGLPRDA
- a CDS encoding dodecin, coding for MSHTYKLIELTGSSPISSDDAIKNAIAAANKSIKHMRWFQVVETRGHLEEGLIAHWQVTIKVGFTLDQS
- a CDS encoding LysR family transcriptional regulator, translated to MIELRHLRTLMALKESGSLAGAAKKRFVTQSALSHQIKELETRINSAIFIRKSKPLSFTQEGARLLNLAEEILPKVMVTESDLKKGLDAESQSLKLGIECHSCFRWLMPVTEAFKHIAPDGRIDLSSRHLFDSLNALEMGELDIVLTSDPVPGHALAYQHLFDFEVKLVVANENSLAKEAFIKPEQLAKQTLITYPVPLQRLDIFKHFLEPAGVEAGEQKQCDLTAMLLQRVACNDGIAALPSWSINESHGLNLSSVKLGAEGLKRPLFAAYRRNAANTSLIQKWLTLVAAEGLKLQRLSQQH
- a CDS encoding HDOD domain-containing protein; protein product: MTYLEQQVLTQVKAIIGNEEQVIGRRGILIPLKKALINEADIRILIDIVSSDPALAAHLLWRSNTAQAGGIISTKNRSIKDALIRLGQVNIYRYAFSFYLKERLDELKEPYSKLVKGYWTLTENIAVDAVQHLRDIEESDQPIDIDADEVQTLALFSVFGQVITLSAFAFLNAASEKAIALQVIKNLIDTQQQSLSIEAFEALGLDDDLRNEFMVAHNISQTNNPNSAGMVLRHVLAKRNVLINPLVGDE